The Candidatus Zixiibacteriota bacterium genome has a window encoding:
- a CDS encoding ATPase, T2SS/T4P/T4SS family, with protein sequence MNQPTYPRIGDLLAARGLITPEQLSEALEEQKRTGRRLGDILVAQGRISSTDLVDILSERLGLPKITIRGLTADPEVVNIIPLPTAKRHRVVPLFKIKNRLTVAMADPLDMVAIDEVRYKTGLLVNRVVATPEDIDAAIAQFYTVADSVERVISDMPASGGGRGTPITAEDAPIVRLVEVLLSEAIKQKTSDLHIEPAEGLLRVRFRVDGVLREEAQPPANLHPAIVSRIKVLAGMDVSEKRIPQDGRFAMTVGNQTVDLRVSTIPTVHGEKVVVRVLGRHGIELTLESLGLSGGQLELLRSEIHATEGMILISGPTSSGKTTTLYAALKEITTPEKNVVTVEDPVEYALPLVNQVQVNEKAGLTFPICLRAFMRQNPDIIMVGEVRDGPTAQIAVRAAMTGHLVLSTIHTIDAAAAPLRLVDVGVEPFLVATALRAVVAQRLARRLCNECAVVIDPSPAVGEQLGFDMLSDMGIWRKAVGCRMCRGTGYAGQVGIYEVFNVDDAIRRMVAEGHNAAQLREHLRARGYQDLQTQGRALVAGGLTTAGEVLRVIPRRSEVWEAIA encoded by the coding sequence ATGAATCAGCCGACCTATCCGCGTATCGGTGACCTCCTGGCGGCACGAGGCCTGATCACTCCCGAGCAACTCTCGGAGGCCTTGGAGGAACAGAAACGGACCGGCCGTCGTCTCGGCGACATCCTGGTGGCGCAGGGGCGGATTTCCTCGACCGACCTCGTCGACATCCTCAGCGAGCGTTTGGGTCTCCCCAAGATCACGATTCGAGGTCTCACGGCCGACCCGGAGGTCGTCAATATCATTCCCCTGCCGACGGCCAAGCGTCACCGGGTCGTACCGCTCTTCAAGATCAAGAATCGACTCACCGTGGCCATGGCCGACCCGCTCGACATGGTGGCCATCGACGAAGTCCGCTATAAGACCGGGCTTTTGGTCAATCGCGTGGTGGCGACGCCGGAGGACATCGACGCCGCCATCGCTCAGTTCTACACAGTGGCCGACAGCGTCGAGCGCGTGATCAGCGATATGCCCGCATCCGGCGGCGGGCGGGGCACTCCGATCACGGCGGAGGATGCGCCGATCGTACGGTTGGTCGAGGTGCTGTTGTCCGAGGCGATCAAGCAGAAGACCTCCGATCTGCACATCGAGCCGGCAGAAGGGCTCTTGCGCGTCCGCTTCCGCGTCGACGGGGTGCTGCGCGAGGAGGCCCAGCCCCCGGCCAATCTGCACCCGGCAATCGTGTCACGCATCAAGGTCCTGGCGGGCATGGACGTATCCGAAAAACGCATCCCCCAGGATGGGCGGTTCGCCATGACCGTAGGTAACCAGACGGTCGATCTGCGTGTCTCGACCATCCCCACAGTCCACGGGGAGAAGGTTGTCGTGCGTGTCCTCGGGCGTCATGGCATCGAGTTGACACTGGAGAGTCTGGGGCTGTCGGGGGGACAGTTGGAACTGCTGCGCTCGGAGATCCACGCCACGGAGGGGATGATCCTGATCAGTGGGCCGACCTCATCGGGAAAGACAACGACCCTCTACGCCGCGCTCAAAGAGATCACCACGCCCGAGAAGAACGTCGTGACGGTGGAGGACCCGGTTGAGTACGCGCTGCCGTTGGTCAATCAGGTGCAGGTGAACGAAAAGGCGGGACTCACCTTCCCGATCTGCCTGCGGGCGTTCATGCGCCAGAACCCCGACATCATCATGGTGGGCGAGGTCCGCGATGGCCCCACGGCGCAGATCGCCGTCCGCGCGGCGATGACCGGTCACCTCGTGCTGTCGACGATCCACACGATCGACGCCGCGGCGGCGCCCTTGCGCCTGGTCGACGTCGGCGTGGAGCCCTTCCTGGTCGCCACCGCGCTGCGCGCGGTCGTGGCGCAACGTCTGGCGCGACGGCTGTGTAATGAATGCGCCGTGGTCATCGACCCATCACCGGCCGTGGGCGAGCAACTGGGATTCGACATGCTGAGCGACATGGGAATCTGGCGCAAAGCGGTGGGTTGCCGGATGTGCCGCGGCACCGGATATGCAGGTCAAGTCGGCATCTACGAAGTATTCAACGTCGACGACGCCATCCGTCGCATGGTGGCTGAAGGACACAACGCCGCGCAACTGCGCGAGCATC
- a CDS encoding OB-fold domain-containing protein, with protein sequence MSDRVALKTTPSEITVKGDAWILHFPRFGKEGTHLHTYGLLTPYFKGLTEGKLLGTKCTNPRCPIYKGKGELWIPPRADCPDCHQPMVWEEVKDPKGYIYAYTYVERGGTGLEIECPYYQIDVKLDGVCSIVKGYLVNRKPIKIGDRVRARFHAGNDATHTCLDVYWELT encoded by the coding sequence ATGAGCGACCGTGTTGCCCTGAAGACCACTCCATCCGAAATCACCGTCAAAGGTGATGCCTGGATTCTGCACTTTCCGCGTTTCGGCAAAGAGGGAACGCATCTTCACACGTACGGCCTGCTGACGCCCTATTTCAAAGGTCTCACCGAAGGGAAGCTGTTGGGGACCAAATGCACCAATCCGCGTTGCCCGATCTACAAGGGCAAAGGCGAACTCTGGATTCCGCCGCGTGCCGATTGCCCCGACTGCCACCAGCCGATGGTCTGGGAGGAAGTCAAGGATCCCAAGGGCTACATCTATGCATACACCTACGTCGAACGCGGCGGCACCGGATTGGAAATCGAGTGCCCATACTACCAGATCGATGTCAAGCTGGATGGCGTCTGTTCCATCGTGAAAGGGTACCTGGTCAACCGCAAGCCGATCAAGATCGGCGATCGGGTCCGGGCGCGCTTTCATGCCGGGAACGACGCGACTCACACGTGTCTGGATGTGTATTGGGAATTGACCTGA
- a CDS encoding efflux RND transporter periplasmic adaptor subunit, with protein MTSVPNEYDGDAEARSDLTGKEYPGSLHRGRQRFVWVTIVLLLIAAAFLIGRGLAPIGSGGTGDVTQYHCPMHPTVVSDQPGDCPICGMKLAPMKTEATSESHAVQYHCPMHPTIISDQPGECPVCMMSLVPMDDAGSFGQNAPPKKKTMYRSTMNPDEVSDHPGKDAMGMEMVPFEVTEGGESSSVPGLAAVSITPEVRQVMGLKLGTVEKRMLERDVRSSAQIVADETRLHDVTVKVEGWVDKLFVAVTGQEVGKGDPLLTLYSPELVSAQEEYLIALKAKGTPAGDAVLAATRKRFQLWDISGAQVQELERTGVVERTMTLFAPASGVVIEKNVVAGHQVMPNESLMRIADLSVVWGDADIYASDLPYVQVGMPLELSLPYWPGKSFDGTVIFVSPTVDSETRTLRARLEIPNPSRLLKPGMYGDARLFYRLGEKLSVPSSAVMFSGRGAYAFKDGGDGRLVPTAITVGTRSGDWYELISGLRAGDQVVVSANFLVDSESNLKAALDAMSSGNGSTLSAPGEHSEH; from the coding sequence GTGACGTCTGTTCCCAATGAATACGATGGCGATGCCGAAGCCCGGTCGGACTTGACAGGAAAGGAATACCCGGGGTCACTGCATCGCGGCCGTCAGCGGTTTGTGTGGGTCACGATCGTGCTCCTGCTGATTGCGGCGGCGTTTCTCATCGGCCGCGGCCTGGCCCCGATCGGCTCCGGCGGCACAGGCGACGTTACACAGTATCACTGCCCCATGCACCCGACCGTGGTGTCCGACCAGCCGGGCGATTGCCCGATCTGCGGGATGAAGCTGGCGCCGATGAAGACCGAGGCGACTTCTGAATCACACGCCGTACAGTACCACTGTCCGATGCATCCGACGATCATCTCCGATCAGCCAGGGGAATGCCCGGTCTGCATGATGTCGCTCGTGCCGATGGACGATGCCGGGTCGTTCGGACAGAACGCGCCTCCGAAGAAGAAGACGATGTATCGCTCGACCATGAACCCCGACGAAGTGAGCGACCATCCCGGCAAGGACGCGATGGGGATGGAGATGGTACCCTTTGAGGTCACAGAGGGGGGTGAATCGTCCAGCGTGCCCGGGCTCGCGGCCGTCTCGATCACGCCCGAAGTGCGTCAGGTCATGGGCTTGAAGCTCGGGACGGTGGAAAAGCGGATGCTGGAACGCGACGTGCGTTCGTCGGCACAGATCGTGGCCGACGAGACGCGTTTGCATGATGTCACGGTCAAGGTCGAGGGCTGGGTCGACAAGTTGTTTGTCGCAGTCACCGGCCAGGAGGTCGGCAAAGGCGACCCGCTCTTGACTCTCTACAGCCCGGAATTGGTGTCGGCACAGGAGGAGTACCTGATCGCGCTGAAAGCCAAGGGCACGCCCGCCGGTGATGCCGTGCTGGCCGCGACACGGAAACGGTTCCAGTTGTGGGACATCAGCGGCGCGCAAGTTCAGGAGTTGGAGCGGACCGGTGTTGTCGAACGCACCATGACGCTCTTTGCGCCGGCCAGCGGCGTCGTGATCGAGAAGAACGTCGTCGCCGGCCATCAGGTCATGCCCAACGAGTCGCTGATGAGAATCGCTGATCTCTCGGTTGTCTGGGGGGACGCCGACATCTACGCCTCCGATCTGCCCTACGTGCAGGTCGGCATGCCGCTGGAACTGTCACTACCGTATTGGCCGGGCAAGTCGTTTGATGGCACAGTCATCTTCGTCTCGCCGACGGTCGATTCCGAGACCCGTACATTGCGCGCCCGTCTGGAGATCCCCAATCCGTCCAGGTTGCTCAAGCCCGGGATGTACGGTGATGCGCGGCTCTTCTATCGACTGGGTGAGAAACTCAGCGTTCCGTCTTCTGCCGTGATGTTCAGCGGTCGGGGCGCCTATGCGTTCAAGGACGGTGGCGATGGTCGCCTCGTCCCGACCGCGATTACGGTCGGGACACGCAGCGGTGATTGGTACGAGTTGATTTCTGGTCTGCGGGCGGGGGATCAGGTTGTTGTGTCGGCCAATTTCCTTGTCGACAGCGAATCGAACTTGAAGGCCGCGCTGGACGCGATGAGCAGCGGCAATGGAAGCACCCTATCCGCCCCCGGCGAACACTCAGAACACTGA
- a CDS encoding heme-binding domain-containing protein, whose amino-acid sequence MGKRTPDWRWTFVEGNSRRMLSVLLISAALSAAVLAQTRESGRVAADTAAIDSPTGSAVESGLDSVYSAIQTGFADVRPIFERGCFDCHSTKTHYPWYYRLPIVKGQIDGDIRQARRHLDMTNGFPFQGHGTPADDLSAIREEIDSGDMPPLGYRLFHWNAKPNAAEAQAIDAWIERSLALLAAHGQLPAGVKDEGEGEE is encoded by the coding sequence ATGGGCAAACGGACACCAGACTGGCGGTGGACCTTCGTAGAGGGCAACTCCCGCCGGATGCTTTCTGTTCTTCTCATCAGCGCGGCGCTGTCGGCAGCGGTCCTGGCGCAGACTCGTGAGTCGGGCCGGGTCGCCGCAGACACCGCGGCCATCGATTCCCCCACCGGCTCGGCGGTTGAGAGCGGATTGGACTCCGTGTACTCAGCGATTCAAACAGGTTTCGCCGACGTCCGACCGATCTTCGAACGCGGGTGCTTCGATTGTCACAGCACCAAGACACACTATCCCTGGTATTATCGGCTCCCCATCGTCAAGGGGCAGATCGACGGCGACATCCGGCAGGCGCGTCGACATCTTGACATGACCAACGGCTTTCCCTTCCAGGGGCACGGGACACCGGCGGATGACTTGAGCGCCATCCGTGAGGAGATCGACAGCGGCGACATGCCGCCCTTGGGCTACCGGCTCTTTCATTGGAACGCCAAGCCGAACGCGGCGGAGGCACAGGCGATCGACGCCTGGATCGAGCGCAGTCTGGCGTTGCTGGCTGCACACGGGCAACTCCCGGCCGGGGTCAAGGACGAAGGTGAGGGAGAGGAGTAG
- a CDS encoding TolC family protein, which produces MTRPIPMVAVVAVAFAISAASLRAQAGSAAPDSGGTSPSGVLLLDTVVAQALRHNDRALAVRYMEEAAKARIGPAGAWDDPMLMVGVANLPTSFDFREDGMTMEMLGLSQSIPYAGQKGLQAKAAAADAAVAGEDRRQVQLDLITAAKSAYFDLYYRRLTLADLRGQHALLEQVALAARAKLTTGLANQEDVAAAEADVARLGAEILAAEQTIDEASYNLNALRGVDSASPAPALADPPMPIVPDSVAPWLAAAMAHYPPLRRLEHQAEGYGLSAAAARRMQWPMLNLQATYGLRQDTPSERRDVVGVQATLSLPVFAGRQQGQMARAMLAMQRSVDADAAQLWRETEATLRTLHRRAVRLAASLSLYNERIIPAAQEAYESAFAGYSVDRTPFIALLSYATAIYRDRIMAQKIANELARTAAEAERYTTDADLLPAVRATRTR; this is translated from the coding sequence GTGACGCGCCCTATTCCCATGGTCGCCGTCGTTGCGGTGGCGTTCGCCATCTCTGCGGCATCGCTGCGAGCACAGGCAGGATCCGCCGCTCCGGATTCGGGTGGGACTTCCCCGTCCGGGGTACTATTGCTCGACACTGTGGTCGCTCAGGCCCTCCGCCACAACGATCGGGCATTGGCGGTGCGCTACATGGAGGAGGCGGCCAAGGCACGCATCGGTCCCGCGGGGGCATGGGACGATCCCATGCTGATGGTGGGTGTGGCCAATCTGCCCACCTCATTCGACTTCCGTGAAGACGGGATGACGATGGAGATGCTCGGCCTCAGCCAGAGCATTCCCTATGCCGGGCAGAAGGGTTTGCAAGCCAAAGCCGCCGCCGCCGATGCCGCCGTCGCGGGCGAGGACCGTCGCCAGGTGCAGCTCGACCTGATCACGGCGGCGAAGTCGGCGTACTTCGACCTCTACTATCGCCGTCTCACGCTCGCCGATCTGCGCGGACAGCACGCGTTGCTGGAACAGGTCGCCCTGGCGGCGCGCGCGAAGCTGACTACCGGACTGGCCAATCAGGAGGATGTCGCCGCCGCCGAGGCCGACGTCGCGCGGTTGGGAGCGGAGATTCTCGCGGCCGAGCAGACGATCGACGAGGCCTCATACAACTTGAATGCACTGCGCGGCGTCGATTCGGCCAGCCCGGCACCGGCGTTGGCCGATCCGCCGATGCCAATCGTGCCTGACAGCGTGGCGCCTTGGCTGGCGGCGGCAATGGCACATTATCCGCCGCTGCGGAGACTGGAGCATCAGGCGGAGGGATACGGTCTTTCTGCGGCGGCCGCCCGCCGCATGCAGTGGCCGATGCTGAATCTGCAAGCCACCTATGGCTTGCGACAGGATACGCCCAGTGAACGCCGCGACGTGGTGGGTGTACAGGCAACTCTCTCATTGCCGGTATTCGCCGGTCGACAGCAGGGACAGATGGCGCGTGCCATGCTGGCGATGCAACGGAGCGTCGACGCCGACGCGGCACAGTTGTGGCGTGAGACTGAGGCCACACTGCGCACGCTGCACCGAAGGGCGGTCCGGCTGGCCGCGAGTCTGTCCCTATACAATGAGCGCATCATTCCCGCGGCACAGGAAGCCTATGAGAGCGCTTTTGCGGGTTACAGCGTGGATCGCACGCCGTTCATCGCTCTATTGAGCTATGCGACGGCGATCTACCGCGACCGGATCATGGCCCAGAAGATCGCCAATGAGCTGGCGCGAACCGCCGCGGAAGCCGAACGGTACACGACCGATGCGGATCTGCTGCCCGCTGTCCGCGCGACCAGAACACGATGA
- a CDS encoding CusA/CzcA family heavy metal efflux RND transporter: MHGSSTSDGTWIKKWIAFAAANRVLVIMLTAAAVAYAFYTMSHMRLDAIPDLSDTQVIVYTRWDRSPDIIEDQVTYPIITVLLGAPKVKAIRGFSDFGFSYVYVIFQDGTDIYWARSRVVEYLQKITGSLPAGVNPELGPDATGVGWVFQYALVDSSGRHSLAELRSYQDWNLRYALQSVPGVAEVAGIGGFQKQYQVTIDPGRLQNYGLSIMELTEAIRRSNNEVGGRLIEWSGKEFMVRARGYIQSPEALEQVVVKTGAGGTPVLLRDVATVALGPQIRRGVADLDGDGDAVGAIVVMRHGENALNVIARVKAKLAELEPSLPEGVRIVPTYDRSELIHESIENLKHELIVEMIIVSLVILFFLWHIPSAIVPIITIPISVVLCFIPMYYMGITSNIMSLAGVAISIGVLVDGAIVEVENAYKKLERWREEGSKGDFHKVRLEALQEVGPSVFFSLLVIAVSFLPVFTLVDQEGRLFKPLAYTKTLAIALAALLAVTLDPAVRMLFARMDDFTFRPRWLARITSTFAVGRYYPEEKHPVSRILFAIYEPPCRWVLRHPKTVIILAVLVVATTVPVYVQLGHEFMPPLNEGVILYMPTTLPGISVTEAQRLMQTEDRILRSFPEVVRVWGKAGRAETSTDPAPFSMMETTVMLKPKEQWRRKERFFSGWPKPLRAVLGHLWPEHISYEELIADMDRALQIPGNVNAWTMPIKGRIDMLSTGVRTPIGIKIFGADLEKIQRIGEQLETIVRQIPGTRSVFAERAGGGYFVDFVPRRDQLARYGLTIDDLHGVIMSAIGGETITTTIEGRERYSVNLRYPRDLRSDLDQLRRVLVTARAGSGVGNGSGGMTTGDAAMRGATPVHVPIGELADIELVNGPAMIRDENGMLAGYVYVDIAGRDIGGYVADAKRAVADHLKLPTGYSLVWSGQYENMQRVRERLNIVLPITILLIFLLLYANTRSTTKVLIVMLAVPFSLVGAVWFLYVLNYNVSIAVWVGMIALAGLDAETGIFMLLFLDLSHDEYRRSGRLRTLADLHEAIIHGAVKRIRPKMMTVMAAAMGLMPIMWSAGTGADMMKRVAAPMVGGLFTSFLMELLVYPAIYLLWRGRELKSATVSTDPTVA; this comes from the coding sequence ATGCACGGTTCATCGACATCAGACGGCACCTGGATCAAGAAGTGGATCGCGTTTGCGGCCGCCAACCGCGTGCTGGTGATCATGCTCACGGCGGCGGCGGTGGCCTACGCGTTCTACACGATGAGCCACATGCGGTTGGACGCGATCCCCGATTTGTCGGATACACAGGTGATCGTGTACACGCGCTGGGACCGCAGCCCGGATATCATCGAGGACCAGGTTACCTACCCGATCATCACGGTGCTTCTGGGGGCGCCCAAGGTAAAGGCCATCCGCGGGTTCAGCGATTTCGGCTTCAGCTATGTGTATGTCATCTTTCAGGACGGCACCGACATCTACTGGGCGCGCAGCCGTGTCGTCGAGTACCTGCAGAAGATCACGGGCTCGTTGCCGGCCGGCGTCAATCCGGAACTCGGCCCGGATGCGACCGGCGTGGGGTGGGTGTTTCAATACGCGCTCGTCGATTCGTCGGGGCGGCACAGTCTGGCCGAGTTGCGCAGCTATCAGGATTGGAATCTGCGTTATGCGCTGCAGAGTGTGCCGGGCGTGGCGGAAGTGGCCGGGATCGGCGGCTTTCAGAAGCAGTACCAGGTCACGATTGACCCCGGTCGACTGCAAAACTACGGCCTCAGCATCATGGAACTCACCGAGGCGATCCGGCGCTCGAACAACGAAGTCGGCGGCCGTCTCATTGAGTGGAGCGGCAAGGAGTTCATGGTGCGCGCCCGGGGCTACATCCAAAGCCCGGAGGCATTGGAACAAGTCGTCGTCAAGACCGGTGCAGGCGGTACGCCTGTGTTGCTGCGCGATGTCGCGACCGTCGCCTTGGGACCGCAGATCCGACGCGGCGTTGCCGACTTGGACGGCGACGGCGACGCGGTCGGGGCCATCGTGGTCATGCGCCACGGCGAGAATGCGCTCAACGTCATCGCGCGTGTGAAAGCGAAGCTGGCCGAGCTCGAACCTTCGTTGCCCGAAGGTGTGCGCATCGTCCCCACCTATGACCGATCGGAGTTGATTCACGAGTCGATCGAGAACCTCAAGCATGAGCTGATCGTGGAGATGATCATCGTCAGTCTGGTGATCCTGTTCTTCCTCTGGCACATCCCCTCGGCCATCGTGCCGATCATCACCATCCCGATCTCGGTCGTGCTGTGTTTCATCCCGATGTACTACATGGGCATCACATCGAACATCATGAGTCTGGCCGGCGTGGCGATCTCGATCGGCGTGCTCGTCGACGGGGCGATCGTTGAGGTCGAGAACGCCTACAAGAAGCTCGAACGGTGGCGGGAGGAGGGTAGTAAGGGCGACTTTCACAAGGTCCGCCTCGAAGCCCTCCAGGAGGTCGGACCGAGCGTCTTCTTCTCGCTGTTGGTCATTGCCGTCTCGTTCCTCCCGGTCTTCACGCTGGTGGATCAGGAGGGCCGGCTGTTCAAGCCACTGGCCTATACGAAGACTCTGGCCATTGCCCTGGCAGCCCTGCTGGCGGTGACGCTCGATCCGGCGGTGCGCATGCTCTTTGCGCGAATGGACGACTTCACCTTCCGCCCGCGCTGGCTGGCGAGGATCACGAGTACATTCGCCGTCGGCCGATACTATCCCGAGGAAAAACACCCGGTCAGCCGCATACTGTTTGCGATCTACGAGCCGCCGTGCCGGTGGGTGCTGCGCCACCCCAAGACGGTAATCATACTGGCTGTGTTGGTGGTGGCGACCACCGTGCCGGTGTACGTGCAACTCGGCCACGAGTTCATGCCTCCGCTCAATGAGGGCGTGATTCTCTACATGCCCACCACCCTGCCGGGAATCTCCGTCACCGAGGCCCAGCGCCTGATGCAGACCGAGGACAGGATTCTGAGATCATTCCCTGAGGTGGTCAGGGTCTGGGGTAAGGCGGGCCGCGCCGAGACCTCCACCGACCCGGCGCCGTTCTCGATGATGGAGACCACCGTCATGCTCAAGCCGAAGGAGCAATGGCGGCGCAAGGAACGGTTCTTCAGCGGTTGGCCCAAGCCACTCCGCGCCGTGCTCGGCCATCTCTGGCCGGAGCACATCTCCTATGAAGAACTGATCGCGGACATGGACCGCGCGCTACAGATACCGGGAAACGTGAACGCGTGGACGATGCCGATCAAAGGGCGTATCGACATGCTGTCCACCGGGGTCCGGACGCCGATCGGCATCAAGATCTTCGGGGCCGATCTGGAAAAGATCCAGCGCATCGGAGAACAACTGGAAACGATCGTGCGACAGATCCCCGGAACCCGGAGCGTGTTCGCAGAGCGCGCCGGCGGCGGGTATTTTGTGGACTTTGTCCCGAGACGTGACCAACTGGCCCGCTATGGCCTGACCATCGACGATCTGCACGGTGTCATCATGAGCGCGATCGGTGGGGAGACCATAACCACCACGATCGAAGGCCGGGAGCGCTACTCGGTCAATTTGAGATACCCGCGGGACCTCCGTTCCGACCTCGACCAGTTGCGCCGCGTGCTGGTCACGGCCCGTGCCGGCTCCGGTGTCGGGAATGGCAGCGGCGGGATGACGACCGGCGATGCCGCAATGCGGGGCGCCACGCCCGTACACGTCCCCATCGGCGAACTGGCGGACATTGAGTTGGTCAACGGCCCCGCGATGATCCGCGATGAGAACGGCATGCTGGCCGGCTACGTGTATGTGGACATCGCCGGACGCGACATCGGCGGCTATGTGGCCGACGCGAAACGCGCTGTTGCGGATCACCTCAAACTGCCCACCGGCTACTCGCTGGTCTGGAGCGGCCAATACGAGAACATGCAGCGCGTGCGCGAGCGCCTCAACATCGTCCTGCCGATCACCATCTTGCTGATCTTTCTGTTGCTGTATGCGAACACGAGGTCCACGACGAAAGTACTGATCGTTATGCTGGCGGTGCCATTCAGCCTCGTCGGCGCCGTCTGGTTCTTGTATGTCTTGAATTACAATGTCTCGATTGCGGTGTGGGTCGGCATGATTGCCTTGGCCGGTCTGGATGCCGAGACCGGCATCTTCATGCTCCTGTTCCTCGACCTGAGCCATGACGAATATCGGCGCAGCGGCAGGCTCCGCACGCTCGCCGACCTGCACGAGGCGATCATCCATGGCGCCGTGAAGCGCATCCGCCCGAAGATGATGACGGTGATGGCGGCGGCCATGGGTCTGATGCCGATCATGTGGAGCGCCGGTACCGGTGCCGACATGATGAAGCGTGTTGCTGCGCCCATGGTCGGTGGCCTGTTCACGAGTTTCCTGATGGAACTCCTCGTCTATCCCGCCATCTATCTGCTCTGGCGGGGCCGGGAGTTGAAATCCGCGACGGTCAGTACGGACCCGACGGTCGCCTGA
- a CDS encoding thiolase domain-containing protein (Catalyzes the synthesis of acetoacetyl coenzyme A from two molecules of acetyl coenzyme A. It can also act as a thiolase, catalyzing the reverse reaction and generating two-carbon units from the four-carbon product of fatty acid oxidation): MIEFAPGNLRIPKWTRPVYMVAAGMSDFRKRYPEKKLEELCMMAFRMMLEENDLKVDPLEVKGHINFACYGEFADHFQDQLLCEAKVHDYIGLDPLGNVGIKTGGATGGSTLLMGATTIASGLSDCTLVLGWERMDEVITWTGNYYIASAACKDFETRLARNYASYYAPMARRFQEMYNVDERLRAAIAVKNRLYACYSPYSQQPGRHTVDEVLNGDIVSDPLRFLECCAMSVGSACTLLCSEELAYKFTDKPVRLYIAGGSHTLRTGDRRPMRIPLLPNETEAGYKKLYAEMEKQDGRWPGFESFGATRMAAYLVYRMAGIHVPVEDLDLVETHDAFTISDLQTYGDVGLTLYGEEQEYVRSGECYHTNPHTGQPGKCPANLSGGLLGTMHAVGATGIFQADEVLWQLQGKYDKFHGDPKLWERYGKTKPSDWQSLQVKDPRRGLAISHAGVGSHVTCAVLEKAW; the protein is encoded by the coding sequence ATGATTGAATTCGCACCGGGAAATCTGCGCATCCCCAAATGGACCCGCCCGGTCTACATGGTCGCCGCCGGGATGAGCGACTTCCGCAAACGGTATCCGGAGAAGAAGCTGGAAGAGCTCTGCATGATGGCCTTCCGCATGATGCTGGAGGAAAACGATCTCAAGGTCGATCCCCTGGAGGTCAAGGGCCACATCAACTTCGCCTGCTACGGGGAGTTTGCCGATCATTTCCAGGACCAGTTACTCTGCGAGGCCAAGGTTCATGATTACATCGGGTTGGATCCGCTCGGCAACGTCGGCATCAAGACCGGCGGCGCGACCGGCGGCTCGACTTTGCTGATGGGTGCCACGACCATCGCCAGCGGACTGTCCGACTGCACGTTGGTCCTCGGCTGGGAGCGGATGGATGAGGTGATCACGTGGACCGGGAACTACTACATCGCCTCGGCCGCCTGCAAGGACTTCGAGACGCGGCTGGCTCGTAACTATGCCAGTTACTATGCCCCGATGGCGCGGCGATTCCAGGAAATGTACAACGTCGATGAACGCCTTCGCGCCGCCATCGCCGTCAAGAACCGTCTGTACGCCTGCTATTCACCGTACTCGCAACAGCCGGGGCGGCACACGGTCGACGAGGTGTTGAACGGCGACATCGTGTCCGATCCCTTGCGTTTCCTGGAGTGCTGCGCCATGAGCGTCGGCTCGGCCTGCACGCTTCTGTGCTCGGAGGAGCTGGCGTACAAGTTCACCGACAAGCCGGTGCGGCTCTACATCGCCGGCGGGTCGCACACGCTGCGAACCGGCGACCGTCGCCCGATGCGGATTCCCCTGTTGCCGAATGAAACCGAGGCCGGATACAAGAAACTGTACGCGGAGATGGAGAAGCAAGACGGGCGCTGGCCGGGGTTCGAGAGCTTCGGCGCCACACGCATGGCGGCCTATCTCGTCTACCGCATGGCGGGCATCCATGTTCCGGTTGAGGATCTCGACCTGGTGGAAACGCATGATGCTTTCACGATTTCCGACCTGCAGACATATGGCGACGTGGGCTTGACGCTCTATGGCGAAGAGCAGGAGTACGTTCGCTCCGGCGAGTGCTACCACACCAACCCGCACACGGGCCAGCCGGGCAAATGCCCCGCCAATCTCTCCGGGGGGCTTTTGGGTACCATGCATGCGGTCGGCGCCACCGGCATCTTCCAGGCCGATGAGGTCCTCTGGCAGTTGCAGGGAAAGTATGACAAGTTCCATGGCGATCCCAAGCTCTGGGAGCGCTACGGCAAAACCAAGCCGTCCGACTGGCAGAGTCTGCAAGTCAAGGATCCGCGGCGTGGGTTGGCGATCTCCCACGCCGGTGTCGGCAGCCATGTCACCTGTGCCGTTCTCGAAAAGGCCTGGTAG